A region of the Arthrobacter sp. FW306-07-I genome:
CGTTCGCCGTCGAACTCGCGCGCCAGTTTGGCAAAGACTTCCACTACTGCAGCGTCGGCACTGCTCATGGAGCCCGATGCGTCCAGGCAGAGCATGATGTCGCGGTTGTGCTGCTCCGGCCGGACGGTATCCACCGAGACGGGACGGGCCGCCGCTACCGCGGTGGACACCAGCAACAGGGCCAGCGCAGTTGCGGCCAGGGCCAGCCACCGCCGGTACCGCCGGAGGGCTGCCTGGTATTCCGGCAGCGCGGTGAGCCTGTCCGCGTGGGCCACGGGCCGGCGTCGTACGTTGCCCCGCCTCTTGCTGCGCAACGCAACCCCTGCCGCCACGCCCGCCGCGGCGGCCGCAAGGGGCAGCAGCCACCAGAACATCAGCTCCACGCGCGCACCGCCGCCGAGGCTCTTGCCGCAGACGCAGCAACGGAAGGCAGCGGCCCGGGACCGAATTCAGCCGGGTAAAGGGCCTGGACCGCGTCGGCCGCGGCGGGAAGAGGGTGCCGGGCGAGGTCCTGGTGGGTCATCCTGGTGGCGTCCACTCCGGTAGCGTCCCGGACAAAACCGCGCAGCAGGAGGCTGATCTCCTGATGGGCGGGCCGCGCATCCAGGGCGCCCTCCGCCGCTGCCTGCTCCACATCGTGGATGCGCTGCAGGTAGGCCGCCTTGAGCGCAGGCAGGTCGGTCAGCGCGGACCGTCCCTGGGCACTGCCGGCCGGCTCGGAGCGCCTCGCTGCACGGGTGGTGGCCAGCACGAAGACGTACCACCCTGCCAGCAGGGCGACCAGCGCTGCCCCGCACCACGCCCAGGCGGGGCTGTACTGCAGCGGGCCGAAGAACCCGGGATCAACCTGCACGGCGGTGCCTCTCCAGGAGCGTGAACAGTCCGGTGATGACATCCCCGCTGCCTGACACGTCGCCTTCAGTGATCCCGGCCGCGCGCAGCATGGCCTGCCGGTCCGCATCACGCTCCGAGGCCGCTTTCGTGTAGGCGGCCTCCACTGCGGCGGACATCCCCGGCGGCCAGGGCAGGAGGGAATCGTCGGCAACGCTGAAGGCCGCGGGGGCGTTGGGATCCGTGGGCTTGGAGGATGGTGCGAGGTCCGCGTCCCGCACGGTCAGCCACAGGACTTCGTGCTGGGCGCGGAGCCGGCGCAGGAGCTGGGCCGTGGCAGCGTCCGCGGCCAGTTCGTCGGCGACGACGAAGAGCAGGTGGCGGCCCTTGACGTTGCGTGCCACGTAGCCCAGCTGGTCCTGGATCCTGCTGGGCGCCCCATCGAGGCCCGTATGGGAATCCACGTGCCTGAGGAGCCGTTCCAGGTGGGCTTCGCCGCTCTTTGCCGGCAGGGACCGGGTTGCGGTGGAGTCGCCGCACACCAGGCCCACCACGTCACCGTGCCGGTGGGCCAGGTAACCCATGACTCCCAGTGCGAGCACGGCGATGTCCTTTTTCACTTCCCCGGACCGGGACTCCGCTGCCATGTTCCGTCCCGTGTCGGTGACCAGGAGGACGGTCTGCCGGCGGACGGCCACATAGCGCCGGATCAGGGGTGAACCGTGCCGGGCCGTGGCCTTCCAGTCGATGTCGCGTACCTCGTCACCCGGCACGTAGGCGCGCAGGTCGTCAAAGTCCAGGCTGCGGCCCCTGAATACGGAACCGTACTCGCCGTCGAGCATTCCACGCGCTTTGCGGTGCGCGAAGATGGCCAACTTCGACTTCACCCGCTGGAGGAGGCTGGCCATGCGGGGTCAGGGAGTCTGGACGGCGGCAACGACGGCGTCGATCACCGATTCGACCGGGACCTGCTCGGCCACGGCGTCAAAGTTCAGGATCAACCGGTGCCGCAGTACCCGGTGGGCCAGCGACCTGACGTCCTCGGGGATGACATGGTCGCGGCCGTTCAGCAGCGCCACCGCCCGCGCCGCCTGGCTGAAGGCGATGCTGGCGCGCGGGCTGGCACCGAATTCGATGAAGCCGGCCAGCCGGGCGTCGATGTATTGGGAGGCGTTCCGCGTCACGTAGACGAGGCCCACGATGTAGTTGATGACCGACGGGTCGAGGTAGACCCGTCCCACCAAAGCCTGGAGTTCGGTGACGGCGTCCAGGGAGGCTGCAGCTGCGGGCTTTTGTTCGCGGGTGTAGACGCCGGCATCGATCCTGCGGATGATCTCCGCTTCTTCCGCGGGAGTGGGATAGTCCAGCACATCCTTGAGCATAAACCGGTCCATCTGCGCCTCGGGCAGCTGGTAGGTTCCCTCCTGCTCGATGGGATTCTGGGTTGCCAGGACCAGGAACGGCGAGGGCAGGGGGTGGTCCTGTCCTCCGATGGACGTATGGCGTTCCTGCATGGCTTCCAGCATGGCGCTTTGGGTCTTGGCGCTGGAGCGGTTGATCTCATCCAGCAGCACGATATTGGCATGCACCGGGCCGAGTTGGGTGTGGAAGCTGCCCTTGGCGGCGTCGTAGATCTGGGTTCCCACGATGTCGCTGGGCAGCAGGTCAGGGGTGCACTGGATCCTGCGGAATTCGGCGCTCACAGCTTCGGCGAGGGTTTGTGCCGCCGTGGTTTTGGCCAGTCCCGGGACGCTTTCCAAGAGGATATGGCCGCCGGTCAGCAGTCCCACCAGCAGCGACTCCCGCAGCAGGGACTGCCCCACCACTTTTGCATCGAAATTGCGGGAAATATTGGCCGCCACCTGCTGCGCCCTGGCCAGCTCCGCCGGCTGGATTCTTGCAGGCACGCTGGTCGAAAGCACTGAATTCCCCCTGGTGACGGTACTGGGCGGGCCGGGCAGGCCTTGTCCCGTCCGCCATCCTATCCAAGCCGGGCACCGGGAGTCCGGCAATGGGCACCCCTCCCCATTGGTGGCAGGCAGGTCTATCCTTTTGCCATGATTGAGCTTCCAGCCAGCTACAAGGAATACCTCGCCGGTAAAAGCGAGCACTTCGTCGACACGGTCCGGCCGGTCCTGATGCAGTCTGCGGCGGAAAAGCTGCACGGAGTCCGGGTGGTGAACAATCCCACCGGCCACCAGGCGCACCTCGACGATACCCTGCCCTTCGGAGTGGTGCTCGAGGACATTGACTAGCCCCTGACAGCACCTGCAAGGGCCAGTGCGTTGCCGGACCCGCGCGCCACGATGACGTACAGGGCCAGGACCGGAACGGAATAGAGAATCGAGAAGGCGGCCAGCTGGCCGTAGGCCACTGCGCCGTGCTGGCCGAAGAAGCTGAAGATCGACACAGCCGCGGGCTGGCTGGCCTCGGACAGCAGGAGCACGAACGGGACAAAGAAATTTCCCCACGCCTGGATGAACACAAAGATGAACACCACGCCCAGGCCCGGTCCCATCAGCGGAAGCACGATGGACCGCAGCCCGGACAGCCTTGATGCGCCGTCAACCCACGCCGCTTCCTCAAGTGCCAGCGGCACGGCGTCCATGAAGTTCCTGGTCATCCAGATGGCCATGGGAAGGCTGGTGGCGGCCAGGAACAGCACCGTTGCGAAAATGGAGTCCAGCAGCCGAAGCTGGACGAACAATCCGTAGACGGGCACCATGATGGCGGTGACGGGAAGGCAGGTGCCGAACAGGATGGCCGACATGAACGGAGTGTTGAACCGGGACCGGTAGCGGGAGAGTGGATACGCGGCCAGCACGGCTGCCACCAGCGTAACGATGCCGGTTCCGGCCGACAGCAGCAAACTGTTCCACAGTGGCCGGAACAGCAGCTCCGGAGTGAAGACGGCCGCGAAGTTGTCCAACCCGGGCTGCTGCGGAAGTTTGGTGCCGTGTCCGGCGGCCGGGTCCAGGGAACCGAGGACCAGCCACAGCAGCGGCAGCAGGAAACACGCACCGATCAGCAGCAGGACCACGTCGGCCCACACGCTCCGGGTACGTCCATGCCGGCCTGTCACGGTTTCTGCTCTCTGAGCAGGCGCAGGTAGGCCAGCCCGAACACGGCCCCGATCAGGATGAGGACCACGGCGACGGCCGTACCGTAGCCGATGTCGCCAAACTTGAAGGCCTCCTGGTAGGCGAGGACAGGCAAGGTGGTGCTGCCGTTGGCAGGGCCACCGGCCGTCATGACCCAGATCAGGGTGAAGACCGCCAGCGTCTGCAGCGTGACCAGCATCAGGTTGGTGGCGATGCTGCCCCGGATCACCGGCAGGGTGATGAACACCAGCCGCTGCCATGCACCGGCACCGTCCATCTGTGCAGCCTCGGTCAGCTCGGCCGGGACGCCGTTCAGCGCGGCCCGGTACACCAGCATCGAAAAGGCCGTCCCGCGCCAGGTGTTCGCCAGGATCACGGCCACCATCGGAACGGCGTAAAGCCAGTCGGTTTCCGCCAGCCCAAACGCGCCAAGCAACTGGTTGAGCGTCCCGTCCCGGCTGAAGAAGGCATAGGCGGCGAAGGCAGCCACGATCTCCGGCAGGACCCAGGCGGCCACGACGGCGGTGCCAACAGTTGCCGACACCATAGGGCGTGCGCGCCGCATGAGGACGGCCAGGGCCAGCCCCAGCACGTTCTGGCCCAGGATGGCCGAGCCTGCAACGAACAGGACGGTCAGCGCCAGCGAAAGCGGGAAGGCGGGGTCCTGCAGCAGCCGCTGGTAGTTCTCCAGCCCCACCCACTCGGGGTTCCTGGCGTGCTTGCCGGTGAGTCCGGCGTTGGTGAGCGAGGCGTGGAAGGCCCACAGCACGGGGCCGGCCAGGAACACGGCCAGCAGCACGACGGCGGGCAGGACCGGCAGGTAGCGGAGCACCTGCCGGCCGCGGTGGTTGGCGGCCACCGCTACTTCCGGATGGTCTTGTCGCCGCCCACGATGCCGGTCACGGCCGTGTCATAGTCGGCCGCCGCCTGCTCAGGGGTCCGGTTGCCGGTGATGACGGCCTCGGTGGCTTCCTGGACGGCGGCGGAAATCCGTGGATAGTCGGAGGTGGCGGGCCGGAACCGGGTGACGGACACCAGGCCGGAGACATCCTTCACGAACGGGTTGGCGGACTGGTAGCCGGGGTCGGCGGCGACGTCGTTGCGGACGGCGATCTGCGAACTGGCAAGCGTGAATGCCAGCGAGTTCTTTGCGTTGAGGGCGGTGGTGAGGAAATTGAAGGCCAGGTCCGGCTGCTTGGTTTCCGCGCCAACGGCCAGCGTCCATCCCCCGGACATGCTGACCTTGCCTGGTGCCTGTCCCTTCTGCGTGGGGAACGGGGCGACGCCCATCTCCTGCTCGTAACCGGGCCACGCGTAGCTCCCGCCGGCCTGCCAGAACGACGGCGCGTAGGAGCCTTCCACGGTTGCTCCCAGTTTTGCCTTGGGGAACCACTCGCCGAACACCTTCTTCCAGACGTTCGGGTCCAGCGCTTCGGCCGGAGGAACGGCCAGGTTCTCCCCATAGAGCGTCTCCAGGAAGGTGAGCGAGTCCTTGAAGCCGGGCGAGCCTACGACCCATTTTTTGGCGTCCTGGTCGTAAAGGCTTGATCCGGTGCCGTACAGGAGTTCGTAGAACCCCTGCATTACGGTTCCTTCACCGGTACCCTTTCCGGCGTACATGTTGAAGGGGATCACGTCCGGGTTGGAGGCTTTGATCTTCCGCGCGGTGTCCAGGATGTCCTGCCAGCTGGACGGCTGCCAGGGCAGTCCAATGCCTGCTGCCGCAAGAACCTTTTTGTTGTACCAGATGACCCGCGTGTCGGTGCCCAACGGCACTGCGTACGTGCCGCCGTCGTCCGCTTTCCCCGCTTCCTTCGCTGCGTTGTCGAAAGCGCCCCAGTCCCCCCAGCCGGCCAAGCGGCTGTCCAGGTTCATGAGGTACCCGGCGTCCGCATCGGAGCGGACCTTGAAGGTGTCTTCGTAGAAGACGTCCGGGGCAGTCGAGGGCGACCGCAGGGCCAGGGCCAGCTTGCTGCCGTAATCCTCGTCGCTGGCCTGGATGGGCTGCAGTTCGACTTTCACGCCCTGGTTGGCGGCTTCAAACTCCTTCTTCGCCTCCTGCAGCATGCTGTCCAGGGCGGTGAACGAGTCTGTCTTCTGGTAGGCCACCTTGATGGTCTTGTCGCCGCCGCCCGGATCTGCGGGCGTACAGGCTGCGAGGACCAGGACCGCGGCGGCCAGCAGGGATGCTGTCTTGGATGCCCGTCGAAACATGCTGGTCAGCTCTCCAGCAGGAGCCGCTGGGCGCGGGGGGCGAGGGTATGTTCCAGGACCAGGGACGCGGCCCCGATGGCTCCCACGTCCTCCCCCACGCCTGTGCCCACCACCTCGATGGGGTGGATGAGGCGGGCAGCGCTGTTGCCGTCCAGCAGCGGCGGGATCCGTTCAAGGTAGCGTTCGGCCAGTCCGCTCCAGAAGGGGCCACCGAAAACAACCCTTTCAACGTCCAGGGCGTTTGTGACCACGGACGCCGCCCGGGCCACCAGGACCGCGGACTTATCCAGGATGGCGGCGGCCTTTTCGTTGCCGGCGTCGGCAAGTTCGCACAGCCGGGAGAAACTTTGCTGGATTTCGGCGCCGCTGTTCCCCGCGCGGGTGCCGTCAAGGATGCCGGCGGCTTCGGCCTCGGCCACCAGGACCTGTGGGATGGCGGAGGACTTGACGCAGCCGCGCTGGCCGCAGTCGCAGAGCGGACCGTCCGGGTCCACCACGATGTGGCCGATCTCGCCGGCGTTGCCGGAGGTGCCGCGGACAACCTCATCGTTGAGCACGATGCCGCAGCCGATGCCTGTGCCCATGTACATGAAGATGAAGCTGCCGGCTCCACTGGCGCCACCCGCCCAGGTTTCCGCCACTGCGGCGCTGGTGACGTCCTTGTCAACAAGTACTGAGTAGCCGGTGGCCCTGGCCAGCGCGTCCCGCAGTTCCACCCTGTCCCAGCCGGGTAGCAGGGGCGGGTCCACCACGGTTCCATGGTCCAGGTCGATGGGGCCGGGGGCGGCCACTCCCAGTCCCGCAATCCGGCCCCGGTCCACCCCCGAGTCCTCCACGAGCTGGGCGATTTCCGCTGTGATGGTAGCGATGACCGCGGCGGGATCGTTGCCGCCGGGGGTTTTGATGCTTGAATGCCGCACCACCGCTCCCACGAGGTCCAGCACCACGAAAGTGGTGACAGCCGGGTCCAGGTGGACCCCCAGGGCGTACATGCCGCCGGGATTCAGGCGCAGGATAGTGCGGGGCTTGCCCGGACCGGTGCCCTCCTTGCCGGCCTCGACAATCAGGTTCTGGTCCAGGAGGCGGCGGGAAATATTGGAGATGGTCTGAGGGGACAGTCCCACGATCTGGGCCAGCTCCACCCGGCTGAGACCACCGGAGGTCCTGCGGATTGCGTCAAGGATGACAGTGAGGTTGAAGTCCCCCATCCTGGGCAAGTTGGTTCCGCGTCTCGGAGAGGATTGGCGGATCTCAGACACTGTGTCCCCTAAACGTCTTCGGCTACCGGTGATGGTGATGCTTTGAATCGTACGTTACGGGTGCGCCGCCGCCCACATGCGGGAACGGCGGCGCGGCGCGATGTCTTTTTTCCCGTCAGCAGGGGCTGCGGGTGCTCCGGGTGACGGTGAACTTGGTGTTCCGGCCCTCCACCACGGTGGGCCCTACACAGCGTTCCAGTGCCGGCTGGTAGGCCAGGTGCCGGTTGAAGACCGTCCACAGTTCGCCGCCGGGAGCCAGGACACGGCCGGCGGCCTCGATCATCTTCAGGCCGGCTCCGGCATGGACACCGGCGCCGACGTGGAAGGGCGGGTTGAGCAGCACGGCGTCCACGGACGCATCGGCAAAGCTGCTGAGCGCATCGTCCTGCAGGACGGTGATCCGGTCGGCGAGGCCATTCGCCTGGGCGGTGGCGAGGGCGGACCGGACGGCGGCTGCGGACTGGTCCGTTGCCGTTACGGATGCGGCAGGGAACTTCCGGGCGTACATTGCGGCGAGGATCCCGGTGCCGCATCCAAGGTCCACGGCGTGCCGTGCCGGTTTCATGGCAGGCAGGAACGTCAGCAGGAAGCGTGTGCCGATGTCGAGCCGTGGGCCGGCGAACACGGCGCCATGCGCGGCCACGTCCAGGTCCAGCTCGGCAACGTGCTCCACCACGGGGAAACGTGGGGCGGCGCTGGCAGGCCTGGGCCCGGCGCAGAGCAGGACCCGTGATTTTTGCCGGGCGAGCTGCGGCTGCACCGACACGAAGTACCGTTCCAGGACCGCGTTCATGCCCAGTGACATGTGCTTGATGCGGCCCCCTGCCAGCAACCGGACGTCCGGTGCCGCGTGCCGCGCTACGGCCGTAGCAATTTCCTCCAGTTCGGCAAGGGTCTTGGGAAGCTGCAGCAGGACGGTTTCTGCTCCCTCCAGCAGCTCCCGGCCAAGGGGCAGCTGGACAAACCCGGTTTCGGCACCTTCGGTTTCGG
Encoded here:
- a CDS encoding ROK family transcriptional regulator codes for the protein MGDFNLTVILDAIRRTSGGLSRVELAQIVGLSPQTISNISRRLLDQNLIVEAGKEGTGPGKPRTILRLNPGGMYALGVHLDPAVTTFVVLDLVGAVVRHSSIKTPGGNDPAAVIATITAEIAQLVEDSGVDRGRIAGLGVAAPGPIDLDHGTVVDPPLLPGWDRVELRDALARATGYSVLVDKDVTSAAVAETWAGGASGAGSFIFMYMGTGIGCGIVLNDEVVRGTSGNAGEIGHIVVDPDGPLCDCGQRGCVKSSAIPQVLVAEAEAAGILDGTRAGNSGAEIQQSFSRLCELADAGNEKAAAILDKSAVLVARAASVVTNALDVERVVFGGPFWSGLAERYLERIPPLLDGNSAARLIHPIEVVGTGVGEDVGAIGAASLVLEHTLAPRAQRLLLES
- a CDS encoding DUF58 domain-containing protein encodes the protein MASLLQRVKSKLAIFAHRKARGMLDGEYGSVFRGRSLDFDDLRAYVPGDEVRDIDWKATARHGSPLIRRYVAVRRQTVLLVTDTGRNMAAESRSGEVKKDIAVLALGVMGYLAHRHGDVVGLVCGDSTATRSLPAKSGEAHLERLLRHVDSHTGLDGAPSRIQDQLGYVARNVKGRHLLFVVADELAADAATAQLLRRLRAQHEVLWLTVRDADLAPSSKPTDPNAPAAFSVADDSLLPWPPGMSAAVEAAYTKAASERDADRQAMLRAAGITEGDVSGSGDVITGLFTLLERHRRAG
- a CDS encoding class I SAM-dependent methyltransferase, which translates into the protein MAANTLEDVFRVLRRRPDVEAPNLQAWDATDRLLLETAVQLGRSGSSFAVIGDRYGALTLGASAVLAPASLRVQQDLITGERALRLNAAELSNGLQTGREAAETEGAETGFVQLPLGRELLEGAETVLLQLPKTLAELEEIATAVARHAAPDVRLLAGGRIKHMSLGMNAVLERYFVSVQPQLARQKSRVLLCAGPRPASAAPRFPVVEHVAELDLDVAAHGAVFAGPRLDIGTRFLLTFLPAMKPARHAVDLGCGTGILAAMYARKFPAASVTATDQSAAAVRSALATAQANGLADRITVLQDDALSSFADASVDAVLLNPPFHVGAGVHAGAGLKMIEAAGRVLAPGGELWTVFNRHLAYQPALERCVGPTVVEGRNTKFTVTRSTRSPC
- a CDS encoding extracellular solute-binding protein, which produces MFRRASKTASLLAAAVLVLAACTPADPGGGDKTIKVAYQKTDSFTALDSMLQEAKKEFEAANQGVKVELQPIQASDEDYGSKLALALRSPSTAPDVFYEDTFKVRSDADAGYLMNLDSRLAGWGDWGAFDNAAKEAGKADDGGTYAVPLGTDTRVIWYNKKVLAAAGIGLPWQPSSWQDILDTARKIKASNPDVIPFNMYAGKGTGEGTVMQGFYELLYGTGSSLYDQDAKKWVVGSPGFKDSLTFLETLYGENLAVPPAEALDPNVWKKVFGEWFPKAKLGATVEGSYAPSFWQAGGSYAWPGYEQEMGVAPFPTQKGQAPGKVSMSGGWTLAVGAETKQPDLAFNFLTTALNAKNSLAFTLASSQIAVRNDVAADPGYQSANPFVKDVSGLVSVTRFRPATSDYPRISAAVQEATEAVITGNRTPEQAAADYDTAVTGIVGGDKTIRK
- a CDS encoding AAA family ATPase — protein: MLSTSVPARIQPAELARAQQVAANISRNFDAKVVGQSLLRESLLVGLLTGGHILLESVPGLAKTTAAQTLAEAVSAEFRRIQCTPDLLPSDIVGTQIYDAAKGSFHTQLGPVHANIVLLDEINRSSAKTQSAMLEAMQERHTSIGGQDHPLPSPFLVLATQNPIEQEGTYQLPEAQMDRFMLKDVLDYPTPAEEAEIIRRIDAGVYTREQKPAAAASLDAVTELQALVGRVYLDPSVINYIVGLVYVTRNASQYIDARLAGFIEFGASPRASIAFSQAARAVALLNGRDHVIPEDVRSLAHRVLRHRLILNFDAVAEQVPVESVIDAVVAAVQTP
- a CDS encoding carbohydrate ABC transporter permease — encoded protein: MTGRHGRTRSVWADVVLLLIGACFLLPLLWLVLGSLDPAAGHGTKLPQQPGLDNFAAVFTPELLFRPLWNSLLLSAGTGIVTLVAAVLAAYPLSRYRSRFNTPFMSAILFGTCLPVTAIMVPVYGLFVQLRLLDSIFATVLFLAATSLPMAIWMTRNFMDAVPLALEEAAWVDGASRLSGLRSIVLPLMGPGLGVVFIFVFIQAWGNFFVPFVLLLSEASQPAAVSIFSFFGQHGAVAYGQLAAFSILYSVPVLALYVIVARGSGNALALAGAVRG
- a CDS encoding carbohydrate ABC transporter permease: MAANHRGRQVLRYLPVLPAVVLLAVFLAGPVLWAFHASLTNAGLTGKHARNPEWVGLENYQRLLQDPAFPLSLALTVLFVAGSAILGQNVLGLALAVLMRRARPMVSATVGTAVVAAWVLPEIVAAFAAYAFFSRDGTLNQLLGAFGLAETDWLYAVPMVAVILANTWRGTAFSMLVYRAALNGVPAELTEAAQMDGAGAWQRLVFITLPVIRGSIATNLMLVTLQTLAVFTLIWVMTAGGPANGSTTLPVLAYQEAFKFGDIGYGTAVAVVLILIGAVFGLAYLRLLREQKP